The following coding sequences lie in one Cannabis sativa cultivar Pink pepper isolate KNU-18-1 chromosome 5, ASM2916894v1, whole genome shotgun sequence genomic window:
- the LOC133038146 gene encoding uncharacterized protein LOC133038146, giving the protein MKTVLHSIISQNQCAFLSDRLIFDNIFIANEIINAIHYRKAGKQGWATIKLDMEKAFDKVEWSFVKAMLHHRYKTNLLSSYLFLLVVEGLSATIRAKEKIHQFTALNICKDAPIISHLFFVDDSILFTPVTTASSAAIKDMLFSYHKGTGQTINLAKSSIMFSPNTPHDSQDLFRTSLGLGNEGFISKYLGVPHCTSRSSNSHFNYLVQKVASKLNIWDGNFFSRAGKKTLIKAMVHAIPSYAMSCFKLPNSTYLTIQKAISKF; this is encoded by the exons ATGAAAACTGTCCTTCACTCAATCATTTCTCAAAACCAGTGTGCTTTCCTCTCTGATCGTCTTATTTTTGACAACATCTTCATTGCCAATGAGATTATCAATGCTATACACTATAGGAAAGCTGGCAAACAGGGCTGGGCTACTATCAAACTTGACATGGAGAAAGCCTTTGACAAAGTTGAATGGAGTTTTGTCAAAGCTATGCTCCACCAT AGGTACAAGACAAACCTTCTGTCATCTTACCTTTTTCTTCTGGTTGTTGAGGGTCTTTCTGCTACTATTAGGGCTAAGGAGAAAATTCATCAATTTACTGCCCTTAACATTTGTAAAGATGCCCCTATTATCTCTCACCTTTTCTTTGTCGATGACAGTATACTCTTCACTCCTGTCACCACTGCTTCTAGTGCTGCCATTAAGGATATGTTGTTCTCTTACCACAAAGGCACTGGCCAAACTATCAACCTTGCTAAATCTTCAATCATGTTCTCCCCTAACACCCCTCATGATTCCCAAGACCTCTTTAGAACTTCCCTTGGTCTAGGCAATGAAGGTTTCATAAGCAAATATCTCGGAGTTCCTCATTGCACTAGCAGAAGTTCCAACTCTCACTTCAATTATTTGGTTCAAAAAGTGGCCTCAAAATTAAACATTTGGGATGGAAACTTTTTCTCTAGAGCTGGCAAAAAAACTCTCATCAAAGCTATGGTTCACGCTATACCATCTTATGCTATGTCCTGTTTCAAACTGCCCAATTCTACCTACCTCACTATTCAAAAAGCCATCTCTAAATTCTAG